From the genome of Campylobacter sp. MIT 99-7217, one region includes:
- a CDS encoding cysteine permease: MTSIVLPPNAFLNDYVLNAQFHKFANISKNAYKFWKNAYVARYQGTRTIFLHKSCILPKHYQALSSCDDLNGFTLASAFCSFTTLAPSHLVEKNNSQIYHLLELKEICGIKFVNLKAFYDLLNLSYDKYIYIEKCHFFSPTPLEKRIKLTSSLCVGYY; this comes from the coding sequence ATGACTAGCATTGTTTTACCGCCAAATGCTTTTTTGAATGATTATGTTTTAAATGCTCAGTTTCATAAATTTGCAAATATTTCAAAAAATGCTTATAAATTTTGGAAAAATGCGTATGTAGCTAGGTATCAAGGCACAAGAACCATTTTTTTACATAAATCTTGTATATTGCCAAAACACTACCAAGCTTTAAGTTCTTGCGATGATTTAAATGGCTTTACGCTTGCGAGCGCTTTTTGTTCTTTTACCACGCTTGCACCTTCTCATCTGGTAGAAAAAAATAACTCGCAAATTTATCATTTGCTCGAGCTAAAAGAAATTTGTGGGATAAAATTTGTCAATTTAAAGGCATTTTACGATCTTTTAAATTTAAGCTATGATAAATACATTTATATCGAAAAATGTCATTTTTTTAGCCCCACACCGCTTGAAAAGAGGATAAAACTCACTTCAAGCTTGTGTGTGGGATATTACTGA
- a CDS encoding HDOD domain-containing protein produces MEQAQDMNELLLEQVQKLPPLPKTVRDLKLYVEQEGSHLQINKVAEIIQGDPIVTAKLLQLANSPFYSFSRQITTIQQAVNLLGAVNVKNMIVADSLKGEKADVSAYGLNTDKFLSNCSAEVQFVSDWLSHEDKQLSYFLIPCAMLLRFGMIIFSNFLIENKKDKDFLRALKEHNFQNIDMVENDFLGVDHISFLGFLFYRWGFDESLIETICFINTPHAAENKIKKSAYALAITNHIFSPYDGGSVFKINVALNLIKEAKTQGVDFNIDNFTSKLPDFARNNLKQALEI; encoded by the coding sequence ATGGAACAAGCTCAAGATATGAATGAACTCTTGCTAGAGCAGGTGCAAAAGCTTCCTCCTCTACCTAAGACCGTGAGAGATTTAAAACTTTATGTAGAACAGGAGGGTTCTCATCTTCAGATCAATAAAGTTGCAGAGATTATTCAGGGCGATCCTATTGTAACGGCTAAACTTTTGCAACTTGCGAATTCGCCATTTTATAGCTTTTCTCGTCAAATCACTACTATACAGCAAGCTGTAAATTTGCTTGGTGCTGTCAATGTTAAAAATATGATCGTAGCTGATTCTTTGAAGGGAGAGAAAGCTGATGTTTCAGCTTATGGTTTAAATACAGATAAATTTTTGAGTAATTGTAGTGCCGAAGTGCAATTTGTCTCTGATTGGCTTTCTCATGAAGATAAACAACTTTCATATTTTCTTATCCCTTGTGCTATGCTTTTGAGATTTGGTATGATTATTTTCTCAAATTTCTTGATTGAAAATAAGAAAGATAAAGATTTTTTGCGTGCCTTAAAGGAGCATAATTTTCAAAATATAGATATGGTAGAGAATGATTTTTTAGGTGTTGATCATATTTCTTTTCTTGGATTTTTATTTTATCGCTGGGGCTTTGATGAAAGTTTGATTGAAACGATTTGTTTTATTAATACTCCGCATGCGGCTGAAAATAAAATCAAAAAAAGCGCCTATGCTCTAGCGATTACAAATCATATCTTTTCGCCTTATGATGGTGGTTCAGTATTTAAAATTAATGTAGCTTTAAATCTTATCAAAGAGGCAAAGACTCAGGGCGTGGATTTTAATATTGATAATTTCACATCTAAATTACCTGATTTTGCAAGGAATAATCTCAAGCAAGCACTTGAAATCTAG